In Romeriopsis navalis LEGE 11480, the sequence CGATCGAGCCGACGGCGACTCTAGTTACACTAGGACGTAAGAATGAGCGCTTAAAATATCCACTTTCAGATCCGTTCGATGTGATGCCTCTAATTGGGGGTGAGCATAATGGCTAATGTGCCAATCGCAACAATTCTGATTATTGATGATGTGCCAGAAGACCGAGATGTTTATCGACGGTTTTTGCTCCGCGATAATCCCGTTGACTATCAGATTGCTGAGGCGGAATCGGGCGAGGAGGGTTTGGCTTATTTGCAAACGTCCGCTTGCGATCTAATTTTGCTCGATGTGCGGTTGCCTGATATGGATGGTTTGGCGGTCTTAGCTGAACTGCAGCAAAATCCACAATTGATGGTCCCGATCATCATGCTGACGGGAATGCAGGATGTCAATACAGCAGTCCAGGCGATGAAACAGGGGGTGCAGGATTATCTAATCAAATCCCAGGTGACACCCGAGGTACTACGACTGACTGTCCGTAATGCCTTACAGCGGGCCAATCTCCAGAATCAACTGAGTCAAAGTCAGCAGCGCCAAGCGGGTATCGCGGCGATCGCTTTGCGGATTCGTCAAACCCTAGATTTAGACTCAATTCTGAACCGTGCCGCGATCGAAATGCATAAACTGCTGAATTGCGATCGCATGTTGATTTACAAGTGTGCACCGGATATGAGTGGCACGATTGTCGCCGCATCGGTGCACGATCGCTGGTCGCTATCCCTGCATCAAAATATCATTCATACTTGCTTTCGTAATGACGCGGCGTATCGCCAAGGTGAACAATGCGTGATCAATGATGTTCGTCAGGCAGAGCGGAGTGCCGGTCATCGCGATTTATTGCAACAGTTTGGTGTCCAGGCAAATCTATCTATCCCGGTCTTACTAACAGTCCAGCCAATGGATGGAACGCCACCCGTTGAAAATTGCTCGAAAACGCAACTTTGGGGGCTACTGATCGCGCACCAGTGCGATCAGCCACGGGTTTGGCAAGCGGATGAGATTGAATTAGTCCAGGCATTATCAGTGCAGTTGGCCCTTGCAATTCAGCAAGCAGAATTACTGCATCGGACAAAAACTGCACTCCAAAGAGAGTCGGAATTGAACACCCTAAAATCCCATATTGTATCGACGATTTCCCACGAATATCGTTCGCCGCTTGCCACAATTTTGATCGCGGCCACCACGTTGATCAGTCATCAGCATCAGCTCCCTACGGCCAAGCAAAATAAATTCCTCAATCTAATTGCTTTGAAAGCAAGGCATTTGAGTAATTTGGTGGATGACATGCTGTTTATGAATCAGATGGAGCAGGGACAGGTGCCAGTGAAATTTGTGCCGGTTGATTTGGCCCAGTTTATATCGGAGCGAATTGAGGAATATCGTACCCAAGCTCCAGAACATCAACTTGAATTCGTAAGTAATGGTGATGTTCAGGCCTTTCACACTGATCCAAAAATTCTAGGGCAAATTCTGAATAATTTGTTGTCCAATTCGATTAAGTATTCGCCGACAGGTTGCCAGATTGATGTGCAATTGTATGGACAAGATGCTCAAGTAATTTTGGTAGTGCAAGACCAAGGGATTGGGATTCCGCTAGAAGATCAGACAACTTTGTTTGAACCATTTCATCGTGGCAGTAATGTGGGAACAATCTCAGGAACCGGCTTGGGCTTGTCAATCATCAAATCCTGCACGGAGATGTTAGGCGGGAATGTGGCCTGTCAAAGCCAGATTGCCCAGGGTACCCGGATGACGATCGGATTGCCCAAGGTGCTTTCTGAGGTGGCGTTAGCCATAGGATGATTGACAAGCCCAAAAAGTAGTTGTACTGCCTTGATGCGGATAATTATTGGCTGGTTATGCTTGGCTGTCGCCGTGCCAAGCTGATAAAACCAGCGCTTGTGCCAAACATCAGTAAGCCATAAACCAGCGCCGGAACTGCCATCACTGGACGATTGAGCAACGAAGGTAAACTGGCGACAGTCCAGGCAAGGCTGGTGCTTTGAATACCGACTTCAATGGTGATCGATCGCGTACTTGGAACATCGAGTCGGGCCAGCACCGATATCGCAAACCCTAAGGCCATTGTGACCATGCTCAAACTCAGGGTGACGCCGCCGAGGCTGAAAAGATAGCGGTGTAAGGTATCCCATTCTTGGGCAATCAGTAGCACGACTAATAGTGTAATAAATGCAATTGAAAACCACTTGACACCCTTTTCGATTGTGCTAGCAACACTTGGTCTGAATGATTTAATCACCATACCGATGATTAGTGGCAGAATCACGATCGTGGCCAGTCGAATCACAGTTTTGACAAATGGCAAACGTAAATCAACTGCTTCGTCTAAGAATAATTGCAATGCTAAATTAACCACTAGGGGAATACTAAATACAGTCACCAGACTGCTAAAAGCCGTCAGCGTGACGGATAGTGCGACATTGCCTTTGGCCAAGTAGGTGAGCAGGTTAGACGTGGCACCGCCGGGACAGGCGGCGACTAAAACGACCCCCACGGCTAATTCCGGTGATAGGGGAAATATAAATGCCAGGA encodes:
- a CDS encoding hybrid sensor histidine kinase/response regulator; the protein is MANVPIATILIIDDVPEDRDVYRRFLLRDNPVDYQIAEAESGEEGLAYLQTSACDLILLDVRLPDMDGLAVLAELQQNPQLMVPIIMLTGMQDVNTAVQAMKQGVQDYLIKSQVTPEVLRLTVRNALQRANLQNQLSQSQQRQAGIAAIALRIRQTLDLDSILNRAAIEMHKLLNCDRMLIYKCAPDMSGTIVAASVHDRWSLSLHQNIIHTCFRNDAAYRQGEQCVINDVRQAERSAGHRDLLQQFGVQANLSIPVLLTVQPMDGTPPVENCSKTQLWGLLIAHQCDQPRVWQADEIELVQALSVQLALAIQQAELLHRTKTALQRESELNTLKSHIVSTISHEYRSPLATILIAATTLISHQHQLPTAKQNKFLNLIALKARHLSNLVDDMLFMNQMEQGQVPVKFVPVDLAQFISERIEEYRTQAPEHQLEFVSNGDVQAFHTDPKILGQILNNLLSNSIKYSPTGCQIDVQLYGQDAQVILVVQDQGIGIPLEDQTTLFEPFHRGSNVGTISGTGLGLSIIKSCTEMLGGNVACQSQIAQGTRMTIGLPKVLSEVALAIG
- a CDS encoding bile acid:sodium symporter family protein, yielding MDSSFLTTTLVPLSLFIIILGMGLGLTIKDFKQILVEPKAVILGLLAQLVMVPIVGFILAFIFPLSPELAVGVVLVAACPGGATSNLLTYLAKGNVALSVTLTAFSSLVTVFSIPLVVNLALQLFLDEAVDLRLPFVKTVIRLATIVILPLIIGMVIKSFRPSVASTIEKGVKWFSIAFITLLVVLLIAQEWDTLHRYLFSLGGVTLSLSMVTMALGFAISVLARLDVPSTRSITIEVGIQSTSLAWTVASLPSLLNRPVMAVPALVYGLLMFGTSAGFISLARRQPSITSQ